In Amia ocellicauda isolate fAmiCal2 chromosome 3, fAmiCal2.hap1, whole genome shotgun sequence, the DNA window CTCACTGGGTTTCCTCTTTTTAAGTTTAAATTCTAACATGCCTGTTTGAGGGTGGTACAGTACTAGCAATATCACTCTGTGCCATTTCTTCTATTCTCCTTATacagatataataataataataataataataataataataataataataataataataataataaaaacagggtAAACTCTTTCTCTCAAGGCATTAACAGAAGCCTTTATAACCTGTGGTGGCATTTCTTCTGTACAGGCCTGCATGTATTGTTCAGCATCTCTCAGTCTAGACGTGTCCGCATCTATTAGCTCTCACTAGCCTGAAATCCGCCTGTTCAGCTACCCATCTGTGCACAGTGGCATTACGTAGTTGAACTAAGACTGTACTTTAAAGCATTGTTGTAAATTGAAAACTACAAATTAACAAGCATAATAAAGAGCCATGTTTCAGTAATTGCCCATTTCACGCGGGGGATTCCGCCCTGCCTGAATGTAGGCGCTGCTTTCTCAGTAACCCGGAAGTACTACAGAACTGCGACACCTGCCTTTATTTTGAGTCAAGATGGAGGGATCCTCGTATGAAGATGAAGTTGACGACTGGTTTATCGAATCCATTAACTTGTGAGCAGACTACATTATTCAGATAAACATTTGGATATAATACAAAGAGGGGAGTTTACTTAACCTACCACTTTGCGGCGCTTTACTGCTACACATTGACATTGCATCTGTGCAAAACAGTAACGCATGTCTCGGCAgtagcattttgaaatggtccctctctgtgatatatatatatattttattggcaACTGAAGAAAACTGGCGCACTTATATCATGTATATCGTATGTAATTCAGCCTTGTGTACATAAACACGATGGATTAAAGGGATTTGTATCAGACTGAACGTTATTCCGGTTTCAAGTGTAATGTACAATGGTGCACACATTGTGACGTTTACAGGcagttttaataaatgtgtgtgcgtgtgtatgtatatatatatatatatatatatatatatatataaaataaaccagAGCTGTGAGTATGATACCCTGTACTAAATACTTTGAAACTATAATATACGAGTCACAGCATTAGCATATTGAATTGAGCAAACggtggtttgtttagttttcaaaCGCACTGTTCATGCCATATCGGGCAATATTGCACTGTTACACTGAGATTACTGTGTCTTCATTCACACTGTTGTTCTCTCCCTCAGGTACACGGATCTGCATCTGTTTGAGCTCCAGGGTCCGACGCAAGTCATAGAATGGACCGGAGAGAAAagtgagaaagaaaaataaacacaacaaatcTGTGTTTTGAGAATTATAGGACTGAGTTCCCAGTGCAATTGAAATGCTTCCTTTGTGACCTTTCTGAAGTGTCTTCAttggtgtgtatttatttaatcatttgacTGGCTCCAAGGAAACTCACATTGTGAACGGCAATTCCGGTTTATATTGAACTGGAATTGCCTTTCACAATGCAAAAGTTTTAAGGAACTGTACAATGTTGCAGAGTTCAAAGAGGACATTGAATGGAGTGCTTTGGAAATGTAGAATACAACATGCATATTTATCTTTGCTTTATCAGTATTATGCAACTTTATCATTGACCTTCCTTTATAATACACCCTAGGTATCTGTGTAGCAGGCTATGGAAGTAGCAAAAGGAATGAAATCCTGGAGCTGGCTTTGCCTCAGAAACTGTACGCCAAAGAAAACCGGGTGAGCATGCAGCCGGCTTCTGTGCTCTATAAAGACCCGAGCAGCTGCAGGCGCATCCCTCTGTGGAGGTGCCATCCTTGACCATATCAGAACAGGGAACCTGACAGCAAGCACCTCACACTACAGGACTAACACTGTGCATGGACACTTAGTATTCAATCTGTAAATTAGCGCATTCTTAGCAGCAAAGCTtcttattcattgattgattgacttgtttatgtatttgtgtagttTGTGCATAAGATACTGATAGTCAGTAGCTGCTTTTTAACTTTGATATAAAACAAGCTTCTGAGTgcatttatattaaacattagaaCTTAATGCCTGGATCAATAGTTTGTAACTaactaaaaataagaaaatagatttgcattaatacatatttattgtaaAGGGATTAATAggataaatgtaatttaagaaATTGCATTGGGTCCCTCGGTCAATGTCCTGCATGCTGTGTGACCTTTCTCCTCAGGGTTTGTGTCCTGAAAGGGATTTTAAGGTGGAACACGGGGGCTTCTCTGACACACCCATTCACTGCCTCAAGCACGTCTTGGGAACAAGGTGATTTACCCCTCTCTGTTATGCTGTCActataaaataatgttattcCTGACTGGCTTGTCAGTTCCGCTCTGTATCAAAGGCATTCTAAATGTGCACACTTTCCTTTACTGTTTCTAAGATCTGTGGTGACCAGCGGTCCCCCCGAGAGCCCTCTGCAGATCTGGAGGATCGGAGGTGATGACAGTGGTGAGCACCAGCGCCTTCTCAGGAGTTTAAAGGACAAGATTAACAGCCCCTATAGTTGGGGTCTCCAGCACTGGTCCTGGGGAGCCCCACTCCACTTTAGGTCACCGTAAATCACCCATTGctaaatactgggaacacatgagttattaatcaattaatcaaatcgTTCTTGCTCTGAGAGGCTGAAGGTATTCAGATGATCAGTCCCACTCTTTTCTAAAGGACTGGATTTACCAAACCACCTGCTTCATGGATCAGAATAAAATACTTCCAGGTGTTTATCAATTTGTGATAGAAGGGTGACctccaaaacctgctggataggggctctccagggCCAGGGTTCGAGGCACCTGCCCCATAGTCTACTGAAATACATTCTAATACAGTATTTATCTAGAATAAATGAGACATACTTCTAAGGACCCTGTGTGCATAAACTgcatatagtttttttttttttttttaaaggaataagAAAGGGGCAAATTCAAGgagatttttgtattgttttattattaaatgctTAGCAGCTCATTGTGCTCCattgtgttttgtcttttgttggACTGTAGATGTCATCAAGAGAACAGCATGTATTGAAGCTTCGACTGGGTCACGGAGCCAGAGGAAGGTTGCTCCCAGTCTCTCCGGGAAACCTTGTGTTCTCCACGCCTCCCAGGTCAATGACACAGCGCTCACTGACCTGGAGTCACACAGGTCTCTCTATTCAGTGGGTAATTACAAAACagaggtgtttgtgtgtgattgtatgttctatatttaatttacacctatttgttattttgtttcagtgtggaatcaccttttctgtgttttgatttgatcttttaTTTTCCACTCAATCACTTGTGCAGCTTGTGCTGATGAGGTTtaccttttttcctttctttaccGCCCATTGCAGACACAGACTGTGCAGACAGAGTGAGCGGCCTAGAGTTTGTGAGTGCAGATGAGTTTGTGGTTTGCTCGGACAGGGGTCACTTGTGGTTGTGTGATGTGAGGGACCCAGCCGGCCTGCAGTCCGTGGCGAGCCCAGAGCAGGAGGGACTCCAGTGGTGTATGGGGTTGAAGAAACGGCACGTCCACACAGACCCAGCCGCCTGTGCTGTGGCGAGGCTCTCTTCTGCTTGCCAAGTCCTTGTCACAGATCTCAGAAGTCCAAGGAGCCCTTTGTGTCAGGCCAAGATGACCATCCACCAGGACGCTCCTTGTCTGGATTTCATGACTGTGACCTGGGCGCCAGCTTTAGATCAGTGTGTGGCTGTGTCAGGTGAGCAAGGAAGCCATTGATGAGAGTAATATAAGTGTGACAGATTTGCAGAACAGTGTCACGCTTGCTATaggtatgtttgtatgtgtttagTGTAAAAACCGCAGGTAGCTCTTGTTCCCTCTCAGCGGCTCATAGCAGAAACAACCCCAACAATTGAAATGAAATGGGCTCACACACATTCCCCAGTACAGTAATTCTAACTGGAACAATCTGAGAGGAGTGAAGACGGTGATCCTACAGACATCTGCAGCCACTGAGTGTAGTACATTActgttgttgtcattattactGTTGTCCAGAGCAATCTGAGCCACAGTGAAACTGAGAACAGATATCAGCCAATAATGGTGCATCACATTTGTGTTCTTTTGTTTTGCATAAGGTTTCAATGGAGCAGTGCACATCTATGACACACAATCCTGGGGCCCAGCAGCCACGGAAGCAGAACCGCTGTTTATTCACAAGGGCCACAGGATGTCACACGACCCCGACAGGGACAGGGATTCAGTTGTGGTCACAACACATGTGTGGCATCCATGGAAACCCAGGACTGTGTTATCCGCTGCCACTAACGGCTCATTGCACGTCTGGGACTGGGCCGACCAGACAGCTGTCCACCGCTAAGAAGCACAGACATTTTAATACATGTCTTCTAGCTAACTCACAATCTGTATTTCCTGAGTCCTATGATTGAGGGAAATCTTCGGTCCTAACCCaggttttaatgtttaattcccCTTTTATTGGTTTCACTGTCAAGAACTGGTTACCAGAAGCTGACCCTGCAACATTCTGCGTGATTCAGCTTTCATAATAAACTGAACACGACCACATTTGTAACGTCCTTTTGATACACATGGATTCAGCATTATTCATATGTTTCtgaaatgataaataaaaaatatttattctgtttttaggtttgttttttAGAATGTATTATTTACTATTCTTCCATCTGGGAAATTTTGGACATCAACTATTTCCTATCAATGTATTTCCTGAGTCCTATGATTGAGGGGAAGCTTCGGTCCTAGTCTAGGTTTTATTTTTCGCAATGTTTAATTCCCCTTTAATTGGTTTCATTCTGTCGAGAACTGGTTACCAGAAGCTGACCCTGCAACATTCTGTGTGATAAAATTTTCACAGTAATTTGTAACATAGACAAATATTGTAGTGTCCTTTTGACACAGATGGATGCAGCATTATTTATACATTCCTGAAATGATACATCAAAAATAGTCTGATTTATATGGGTTTTTTTCTGCCTGGAAAACCCAAGTTTAGTGTTCTGGGaaggttttacttttttttttttcaaaaaaaaaaaaaaaaaaaatccccacttGATAAGACCATTAATGTACActaacctaaaggattattaggaacaccatactaatactgtgtttgaccccctttcgccttcagaactgccttaattctacgtggcattgattcaacaaggtgctgaaagcattctttagaaatgttggcccatattgataggatagcatcttgcagttgatggagatttgtgggatgcacatccagggcacgaagctcccgttccaccacatcccaaagatgctctattgggttgagatctggtaactgtgggggccagtttagtacagtgaacttattgtcatgttcaagaaaccaatttgaaatgattcgacctttgtgacatggtgcattatcctgctggaagtagccatcagaggatgggtacatggtggtcataaagggatggacatggtcagaaacaacgctCAGGTAggtcgtggcatttaaacgatgcccaattggcactaaggggcctaaagtgtgccaagaaaacatcccccacaccattacaccaccaccaccagcctgcacagtggtaacaaggcatgatggatccatgttctcattctgtttacgccaaattctgactctaccatctgaatgtctcaacagaaatcgagactcatcagaccaggcaacatttttccagtcttcaactgtccaattttggtgagcttgtgcaaattgtagcctctttttcctatttgtagtggagatgagtggtacccggtggggtcttctgctgttgtagcccatccgcctcaaggttgtacgtgttgtggcttattgtggttatttcagtcaaagttgctcttctatcagcttgaatcagtcggcccattctcct includes these proteins:
- the wdr73 gene encoding integrator complex assembly factor WDR73; protein product: MEGSSYEDEVDDWFIESINLYTDLHLFELQGPTQVIEWTGEKSICVAGYGSSKRNEILELALPQKLYAKENRGLCPERDFKVEHGGFSDTPIHCLKHVLGTRSVVTSGPPESPLQIWRIGGDDSDVIKRTACIEASTGSRSQRKVAPSLSGKPCVLHASQVNDTALTDLESHRSLYSVDTDCADRVSGLEFVSADEFVVCSDRGHLWLCDVRDPAGLQSVASPEQEGLQWCMGLKKRHVHTDPAACAVARLSSACQVLVTDLRSPRSPLCQAKMTIHQDAPCLDFMTVTWAPALDQCVAVSGFNGAVHIYDTQSWGPAATEAEPLFIHKGHRMSHDPDRDRDSVVVTTHVWHPWKPRTVLSAATNGSLHVWDWADQTAVHR